A window of Gossypium hirsutum isolate 1008001.06 chromosome D13, Gossypium_hirsutum_v2.1, whole genome shotgun sequence genomic DNA:
CTCCACTAAAACTTTAAACTAGCAACAGATTAAGGATTCGAATTTCCAGACCGTTGTTTCGTTACATTGCTATCACTTATGTAATTGTGGTTGCAACCATATGAAACACATGAAATGTGGATCCCTACTCCATAATTTTATCCTCAACCTGAACCTACTCATCTACCATTCTATGTCATAGTACATGCACTGTAACATCACTGTGACCAAGAAATTCACTCTCACTGTGACCAATGAAGTCATTAATGGGACAGAGACAATTGATAGAAGAAAAAAACTCTTGGGTTACATGATCAGACACAATGGTTTTTGAGAACGGAATGCAGAGTCATTAGAGAGTAggccataaaatttaatttcagacAGCCAGATTATTTTCCTACATCACATGGATATTCTGAATTTATATATGTCAGAATTTTCTTCAGTATTCAACAATAAAACCTAGCACCCTAGATGATATATGTTCTAACATGCATACTTATGGATGCATAATAAACAAATATGCAGTTTATTGCTAATCTCAGTACCTATCAAGCACGGATAAAGTGTTACTCTGTAATCACATACCTTAGAGCTGCTGCTTTTAGAAGAAAAACCAAACTTCAACGTCTTTCGCTGCTCCTGATCAGCAAGTGCAGTAGCAATGGCAGGAGCAGGAGCAGGAGCAGGAGCAGGAGCAGGAGAAGAAGCAGGAGCAGTCGCAGGCCCAGATTCCTCCCGGGACTCCTGCTGCTGCTGTTTACGAGCACCAGCCCTATACCacattaaagaaaacaaaacgaAAAGACATAAAATGGTTAATAACTGATTAGCAGCACTATAACATGCAGCTCAAATAATAAAGTGAGGcagaaaattatttcaaaaacCATGGAGATATAAAAGCTCAATTAATTAGATACATTTGAGCAAACTTAGCCATCTCTCTTTCCTGACGTTGCTGCTCTCGCTTTTGTCGATCATCACGACTGGAACTACCAtgcatttctctcatttctttaaAGCGCTGCAAGCAAATAACAAATGATGTTACAGGTTAGACAACATTGAAAACTACCTAAAGATCAAAAGTAGGAAAAGGAGCAGTCCATGGGTGTGTTTAGGGAGGGAGTGAAAGAACTGGGCCATTTACCTTTCTGTGGTTGTGATCATATGAACTCAGATGGACCTCAAATTCCATAGCCAATTTGTATTGCTTGTTGCAAAGCTCACAATAGAACACCTTGCGTATTTCTTTCACCTCCGTTTGAATTTTCTGCTCACGTTCTGCTAACACCTGGATTTTCATAATGTGCACGAAGCAGGCAGTAGAAGCCACCAGGTAATAAAAACTGCATGAAATTGACAAGAGCTTCCGAGGTTGATGTTCCCCTATGATATACCATTCCGGTCAAAAGACACACATATATGCTATATGCTGCCTTCTGCTAATGGAGGTTTTCACAAAATGTAAAGCATCAACCTCATTATTATCTAGCGCTGAAACTTATAGTGATTATCTACAAGTTGAAAATCATACCTCTCGTTTCTTGGCATGTTCCTCAGTCTCCTCAACCTCAATATCTAGTTTCCTACGCTGGATATTTTCTTCAGCAGTGAAGAAATCATCTTCTTCTTGTTTTCCAATCCCTAACTTCGGATCTCTAATCCCAGATCTTATAGGCTCAATTATTCCTGCTAACCAGAAAATAATTGTTAACGATAAACAAATAGCTTGAGCAATGGAATGGATGGTCAGTCAGGATTCTGAGTAAtcaagaatgaaaaaaaaaaaacaacagcaAAGAAACAAGTTAATCAAAATTATGTCATAACCTAATAAAAACTATTGGAGAATGTCAAGCCCAGAACTTAAATAAAATCTAAGCTGCATTAAGAAATTATTCGTATAGTAATCATGGGTAAAATTACTAAGTTCATGTTAAATTCCAGCTTCATATTATTTATCCCAGAATATTTTCCAACTAGTTAGATGCCAAATAAAAAAAAGACCCATAATGGAGAAGGAAAATGCAGTTCAATAATAGGAATTTAACACTAACATACCCTGTTCATCCTTCCCAAGACCCTTTCCTTTCCAACCCATTTTTTGAAGAAGCCTAAACCCAACATTTGAAGAATTCAACTTTGTATCTAACGTTGCTTGCTGAACATTATCCAGATCAACATTCTCTGTTGGCTTGTGATTGATTGGCAAGCGGAAATCTTCAGCCAAATCCTCAACAAGAGAATCTTGGTATGCCTATTCCAGAAAGTGCAGATGATAAAGCTCAATACATCAACAATCATAAACATGGATGACAAAGTGGGCATATATATCAGAAATGTTATTGTATCTTTACAAGTACAGAACCATAGTAAGAATACCCAGAGTAGATTTTTAAAAGAAAGGAGTTAGATAAGTCAGTTGATTTTTTCGATTATAACCTCCTCTTAAAACAAAAAAAGTAGAACAGTGATTGAAGAGATTCAATCTGagtataaatgaatttaaatggATGTGAAATTATAGAAATGAGATTGCCTACTTGCTCTTCTGAAATTTGCTGTTTAGTTCCAAGGTTTGCCCCTTGAGAACTGTTGTATCTTCGGTAGTCCATTTTATACCACCTACACCATGAGAGAACAAAAAGCTAGTAAGTTAATCAAAGATGTCATTAGTGGATGAAATACAGGTGGGAATCATGATAGAAAACAAAGGTGTTCAACGTTCCATCAAATATCTTGTTTAGCGATTAAGAAAACTTATgttaattaaaaactaagatgCAATTGAGTGATTTGAGGCATAATAATATGGAATAGAAATAGTCATAATATTGCAATATCATCGACGTAGTTGGAGAAGAATaggtgaaatttttttttaaaaagagaagCAATTGAGATATAATTAGGAATTAAAGTTGATCCTATATGCAGTCCAAGTAAACAATCAGAAACTTATATTCATAGTGTCCATCAAAGAGAGCAGAAACACAAGTTTGAAGGTGCCAATAAGCATTTGGAGGCAATTAACTGAGCAGGTCGAAGACCCGTTgtgaaataagggtttttttataattagattCGATCTCCAAGCTGACAGAGCAATCTCTAAGCAAGAATCATcgttaaaaaaaagagagaaaactttAAGAACCATaggcacaaaaagaaaaaaaaccaccATGATAAAGAAGACAGAACCAGATCCCACAACCTCCCCGGCCCCTACCAATACATGTATATATGGCAAGAACCAAAAGTAGCTTAGTGAATAGGCAAAGGAAAGAGATATCAAAGCGAAGAAAGCATTATTCTGGTATTACTAAAATCAGCATGGAATTCAAATAAAAGAAACTAGGGATTATATATTACACATAAAATAATagctagaaaagaaaagaaaaagcaataccGGAGCAGATAAAGAGAGAGAAATGGATGTGAAACGCAACAACTGGTGCCGGTGAGATGAGACCTTCTTATTTTTCAGCTCTGCGGCTTCAGCTTGACCTTCTTCAACTTGGTAGGGTACTGATGAACGTGTGAAAAGTACTCGATTTGATTTCTCAATTGATTTAAAAAATGAGTTAAACAAACGTTAGCGTATGTCTTTGGGCTCTGATCTTCTCTGCTGGATAATAATTTCCAGCAATCGCCGTTGAGGCCCAAACATATAATCATGAAAGTAGGCCCAAACATTGACCCCAAATGACTACATCCGTCAATTCTAACCCGAATCCGAAAAATTCAATCAGATCAACTCAAAccttatttaatttgatttaatcataaaaaacTTAATGATCCAAATTAGGTTTGCCAGGTTCGAATGCCCACCCGAAAAGTGAGAGGGATTAggtaaaaatataagttcaaaaaatgagttttggcaaataaatattagaaaacaagTTGAACATCGGGTAAgacttttttggcccgagcccagcccaaatatgcataaaaaattattgtttttcttttattgttttcttgctctctttttttacccttttttttactattttcttgttgtttttttactattttgctactatttcattattatgttgctactattttgatgttattatataactattgttttattgttaattttgttactattttaaaagCATTTGTTTGTTAGgttgcacctatcttagtgttatttaagtatacatattcttttaatttattttcaatttgttaggaaacatttattttaatgtttttaatatttttaatgcagtatattctttaaaaaattttacataaaaaaattaatacggtgGACTGAGCccaaattttagcatttttatacGAGTCgagtttagataaaattttagacccatttttcgAGTCGGACTAGACCTAAACTTAACaaacgagcctaaaattttggttgggcGACTCATGAACAACTCTAATCCAAACCTATCCAATACAAATCATAAATGATCTAACTCAAACAACCCTAGCATCAAACTCTAACCCAAAAATGTTCCAagctaaaactataaaaaatttagggtaaattacacccaaggttactaaactattataaaatttattttttggtcaccaacttcaaaagattataaaatagttattgaactattcaaaagtctTTATTTAGTCACTTAGATATAGAGGTGCTCATGGACCAGGTCAGGTTCGGGCCAGACCTAAGCATGATACTAACATATTTCACGCTTGCCTAAGCCCGGCCCGACCTAAAATATGGGCTTCAAATTTGGCCCAAACCTGCCCATATTTGTAAAAGACTAATCCAAACCCATTTAGgcccgcccatattatttttttaattttttttcaaaatatttatattatattattttaatatttaataaatttatacaatttttatttattgaaaatttttatataatcatcttaatattattttaatatttacattagagtagtattatatatttagtataggtttatcttttaatgtgttctaaattacataatatataaacataacataatataaagtattataaatttaaaaacggGTTGAGCCAGGATcgggccttgaatgttcaagctcgacccatattttaaacgggcctaatatttttgcccaagcccattttgcAAGCGTAATGTTTTTACCCAAACCTTCCCAAATTTTGAGCGACCCTTCGGGCCTAGGCGAATAGCCCGACCTATGAACAGGTCTACTTAGATAAAAACTCTTGAATAATTcggtgatttaaatgaaaacttttaaataatttaataattattttgtaacctttcaaaattaaataactaaaagataaacttactaataatttaataacattatattttaaaCTTGATACAATTTGAATTAACTTAACTCAAAATAACTCCAtccttttaattaaaatttgaacttaTGTCACCAATAGAGATTATATCAGTTTGATTTCAGATAAATTATTATGAAAAAGATTTGTGATTATCCTATGGTATTATGATTCAAACCAAAAACCAAATTGAATTCTACCGCTTTAAATCAATTCAGTTTGTTggtcatttaaaaataaaaaacaacacTTTTACTCGGTATTTCAAAGTGTTTTTATACGATATTTAGAATTACCCATAATTCCTCCCAAACCCTTAAATAGGAGTGCGTTTCAACGTACTCAAATCTATATCCTCCTAAAACTCAACCTGCCAATATTTCAAAGTTATTTTCACTATACTAGtcactatatttaaatatataaaatatttatatttagcttataaaaaataacaaaaatatataaattaaataaaaaataaatttcaattcaaattaatttaaataatcacAAGTTTTAACTTATAAACATCAAACTGAACTGAACAAAAAACATTTAGATCATAATGGAATGAAAATTAGTGTTTTTAGAATCGGATTAAATCGGTCGATCAAATTGATCGGATTAAGATATTAGTTTAAGAGAGAAAAAATCGACTGATTCGTAAACATGAACGAATTTATTGaacaatattttataatttttaataaattattttatttgaataaaatgaatacataataaaaaataataatgatatgtgcATTTGGAAAACAAAAGCAAACAGTTTCTTCCTCATCCTCGGCCATCAATAAGTGTAGGAAGATGCTGTTGGGGTACCAATTATATCATTGATACTACATACCATCAACAAAACAAAAACCAATGGTATGGAAGGGAAGGGAAGGGAAGGTGAATACTACTATAGGTATATAGTGTTACAGTATTGCCAAGTTGGCAATCATTTTAATTCTCAGCAATGGAGTGGTATATGGTATGGAACAATTTACAGGCAAAGACCCAAGACTTCAGGTTCTTATCTCCcaaccattcctttcctttttctttttttttccttagtCAAACAACCAAACCAAGCCAACGGACCACAACACATGGTTTGGATGCATGAAGTCCAACACCACCACACCCCCTTCCTATTTCATCTAATCCCTACACGTGTCCTTCATCTTACCCCTCAATTATTCTTTTCTATTACAGGTCACTTGCTATAAAAAGGGCCACCTCGAAACCACACTTCACAGCACTGCAAAACTCACCCATATCCAGCCCCCTGCTAAACTCTGCGACtcgaaaaaaacacaaaaaacatTTATAGTTTAGCTATGGGTGGGAACAAGCACAAGAAGTCCTTCTCTTTCTTCACTAGCTTGTTTAAAGGCAAGAAGGGCCGTAGAGACCATGATTCTTACTCCTATGGGGATGATGCTTGGGGCGCCGCCAGGAAGATTTATCCCAGTGATGAAGACAATACTCACAGGGTGGTTGCTGAGCCCGGTATCGACAAGAGAGCTTCAGCTTTCATTGCTAATTTCCATGCAACTCGTGTTTCTGAAGCCATCCATCATCAACAAGCTggctgaaaaaaaaaaacaaaggccCGCCCCGCCCTGCACCTGCTCCTGCTCCTGCTCTGCTCTTCATATCAACAACACACTTCTCCTTCTATCCTATAGTTTTCCTTTTTCaaatcatctttctttctttctttctttgttgttaaATTATTCCTCAATTATTATCAGTTGTTAATAGTTTGTGAATGATTAataaaacatcatctgaattcttaTAGCAAACAAAAACTGCTTCTGTTCTTTCAAGTTTCTGTAAATGATTGTTTTGTTTACTTCTTTTTATACACTACAACATGAACAATATGCCAATCCAGCATCCAGCAAGCACCATTTACATCAACAGAAAGCCAAAAATGTTTAAAGCATGTGATATCAGTTTCATTGGAGCTTCCTAAATGATGAGACAGTAATGAATGCGGAGTTCCTTAAATAACCTGGAAATTACTTCGCAATTTTCTTTCAAAGATCGGATTACCCTCATTCATATCAATATGTAATAATCAATAGTGGCTTGAGCTATGAAATCCAAGATGGTTTAATTTCCTCAGGTTTTAATTGATTAAAGCTAGCTTTGGTTTCAAGAGAGTAGAGTACAGCATCCTGCATGCATGTTAATGGAATCTGACAAATCTCCACGAATAGGGGCTGTGGCTTGCTCCCAACACATCAAATATTGTACTACATGATGTGCATAATACATGCACATCTATCAATATCATTTCATTTCTCATCACTCAGGCATCACAGTCACGTCCTTTTAGGTTTTAATTCCTTTGTGTAGTACTAGAAATACAATCTTTTCTAtggacaaatatatatatatacacacatacgtATATATTCCCGACTGGAAACTGATATTAATTATGTAATAATTAGCCAACTTAGCAAATCACAAGTTCGGATTAATGTTGTTGAAAAGTGAAGTTAAAGCCgtacaataataaaaatggtgtgGTACTGTCAAGCACTTGAAAGAAACCAACGGCGAGAATTGGCTCTAAAACCTCCTGAAATCGTCCTAAAAGGTATGTGATATGGCATCCAGCCTTGAGCCTTTTTCCTTGTAGCaaatgcataaatatatataagtagaatctctttgtttttttttgcattttgtcAATAGGATGACTGGACCCCCCTTATGTCTTCCAGAAAGGAATCTTGCTATaaatgagaacactttgtttaTATTTTCTAATTAGAAATTGCTTAGAAACATACAAATATGCTTTACaaaagcatatgtatatatattaatcatcTATTGGTTCAATACGTTTAATCACGTGTTTCCATGCCAGGtaatatatgattatttaatgaaaatatctCACCTTCTGTACTTAATTATTACTTCCCAATAGCTTaaaatatatatccatatatccatatgcaaaatgcaaatgtaaatgtaaatgtGCCCACTGTTGTATTTCTTTTAAAgggttctttttccttttctctttcccTTGTAATGCTCTTCCTATGCCTAGTCTTAGAAAGCACAAACTaggtaaaaagaaaaagggaTCATTAATATCCATGCatataacatacatacatacatgcatgcatacatatgCTTGTGTTTGTCTGTTGCCTCCTGGTACAGCTGTATACATGGAATGGTGACCATTAAAAGTAATACAAGTGGTGTGCTTTTCCTTTGGATCCCATGGGGGAACCTTTTAAACATAATTGATGGTTCAGTTCTATGCTGTCTGCTTGGACAACTCGCAACACATCTATTTAAACCCTTCGATTCTCATTCAATTGTACCCCACTCTACATTCTAGTACTCTACAATGGTTCTCAGCTCCTCCAGGCattactttttctttccctttcttttgatttcttatcTTACacttttttcattaattaattagCAATTCGTCCATTTTCATATATCTAGATGCATTAAACCAGCTGGACTGTGTTATTCGAATGGCTAATAATCAGAAGaaaatcttaattaattaatggTAATCTGAGAAAGCTTTCCTTTGAAGCATAATATATTGCAGAATAGTGTTTGTCCAGGCAGATATAATCTCaggtttagttttctcttttaAGCTGCATTGTTTAGTCACATCAGAATCTTATATTTTGGCAGCATTAGAATGGGGGCAATGAGCTGTGAGCCCCTCTTTTTATTTTCCAATATAATACTTTGTGTTTTACATAACTTAGTCTTATTGAATACTCACACTGTAGTGTACACAGTTCAGATTCTTTCATTTCAGCTAGACCAGACCATGCTAATCCATCTATAGTGGAGAATTAAAATCTTGTTTGCCGGCTAAGGAATCATTTAACCAAGTTCATGTAAAACATCATTACTGTACATATAGACATACATACACATATGTCCACAGGCTCccctttacatatatatatgtgtgtttaattAATCAACTGTGCTCAAAATTGGGGCTTCTTACTTGTCTATGAGAAGATCATCCTAATGTTGAAAGCAAATATGATTAGAGGATTAAGAATTAGTAAGCAGAAAAATAACAAGACGAGACAGATCcagaaaagataaaaaataacttCCCTAATACATAGATAATGTTACAAACTCTGTTCACAATACAATTTAGTGAGGATTCATCTCTACCGATAGAACTATTACTTGATCAACAAGAAATCTTATGTCACTAAAACTTCCTCCTAATAagaatatttacattttaaataaatttaattatcatcgaGTAAtccataattttaattgaatccGAACTTAATATTGTCAAATAAAATTTGGGTTAATATCTAATGCAAAGCTATGAGTTTTTAGGTATTCTGCCTTAtataatgtatattatatatgagAGTAATATAACTAAGAATTGGATTACATTTTATCTCTTTTActtaaaaatgaacaaaataatccttagatcaaagagtaaattgatcattctattaaaaatttcatccatttctactgttaaaaactagtccTTGTATGTTGATATGAGGTACATGTGACACGCTATGTGTAATTGTCTGATTATTCTGTTAGCTATACAAGTTTTTATTAGTaggaatgaatgaaaattttaactgaaatgactagtttactctttgatttattgtacaggactaatttgctcatttttagtTAAGGGGACAAAGAGCGAtga
This region includes:
- the LOC121225165 gene encoding uncharacterized protein, which codes for MGGNKHKKSFSFFTSLFKGKKGRRDHDSYSYGDDAWGAARKIYPSDEDNTHRVVAEPGIDKRASAFIANFHATRVSEAIHHQQAG
- the LOC107888361 gene encoding G patch domain-containing protein 8 translates to MDYRRYNSSQGANLGTKQQISEEQAYQDSLVEDLAEDFRLPINHKPTENVDLDNVQQATLDTKLNSSNVGFRLLQKMGWKGKGLGKDEQGIIEPIRSGIRDPKLGIGKQEEDDFFTAEENIQRRKLDIEVEETEEHAKKREVLAEREQKIQTEVKEIRKVFYCELCNKQYKLAMEFEVHLSSYDHNHRKRFKEMREMHGSSSRDDRQKREQQRQEREMAKFAQMAGARKQQQQESREESGPATAPASSPAPAPAPAPAPAIATALADQEQRKTLKFGFSSKSSSSKNASGSAVKKPKVAVASVFGNDSDDE